Proteins encoded together in one Deinococcus hopiensis KR-140 window:
- a CDS encoding glucose-1-phosphate adenylyltransferase family protein, whose translation MAYRIAGQKVLAIVLAGGKGSRLAPLTTERAKPAVPFLGTYRLIDFTLSNLVNSGVQDVWVIEQYLPHGLNDHLSGGRPWDLDRTRGGLLVMPPFSSPDNEEGEFAHGNAEALAQHAGLIREFGAEVVLVLSADHIYKFDHAAAIHAHVERGASVTMVTTEVGEAEATRFGNVRVDGEGRVSEFAYKPDEALGRTVTAEIFVYSAGVLLSTLEQLAQQGGLGDYGEQLLPALVARGDAYVHPLGGYWKDVGTLEAYLTAHRDFLEGRGFALNTPDWPFITSSVSRPPTRVEASARLDTAFVCGGAVIAGEVRRSVVGPGAVVEVGAAVVDSVIQPGAVVRAGARVQNAIVDTDAVVEASAEVGASEGPPAVVGARATVGAQARVEGGLLVPPRQTVRAGEEGQTVQAPETDDKAGK comes from the coding sequence GTGGCCTACCGTATTGCCGGTCAGAAGGTGCTCGCCATTGTCCTCGCGGGGGGCAAGGGCAGCCGCCTTGCTCCGCTGACCACCGAGCGTGCCAAACCCGCCGTGCCGTTTCTGGGGACGTACCGGCTGATTGACTTCACCCTGTCCAACCTCGTCAATAGCGGGGTGCAAGACGTGTGGGTGATTGAGCAGTACCTGCCGCACGGGCTGAACGATCACCTCTCGGGCGGACGGCCCTGGGACCTGGACCGCACACGCGGCGGCCTGTTGGTGATGCCGCCCTTTTCCAGTCCTGACAACGAGGAGGGCGAGTTTGCCCACGGCAACGCCGAGGCCCTCGCGCAGCACGCGGGCCTGATTCGTGAATTCGGCGCAGAGGTGGTGCTGGTGCTGAGCGCGGATCACATCTACAAGTTCGACCACGCGGCAGCCATTCACGCCCATGTGGAACGGGGCGCGAGCGTCACGATGGTGACAACGGAAGTAGGGGAAGCCGAGGCCACGCGCTTCGGCAATGTGCGCGTGGACGGGGAAGGCCGCGTGAGCGAGTTCGCCTACAAGCCTGATGAGGCGCTGGGCCGCACCGTGACCGCAGAGATCTTCGTCTACAGCGCGGGCGTCCTGCTTTCCACGCTTGAACAGCTGGCGCAGCAGGGCGGACTGGGCGACTACGGCGAGCAACTTCTCCCGGCCCTGGTGGCGCGTGGCGACGCCTACGTGCACCCCCTGGGCGGCTATTGGAAGGACGTGGGCACGCTGGAGGCGTACCTGACCGCCCACCGCGATTTTCTGGAGGGCCGGGGCTTCGCGCTGAACACGCCCGACTGGCCCTTCATCACGTCGTCCGTCTCGCGCCCGCCCACGCGGGTGGAGGCCAGCGCACGGCTGGACACCGCCTTCGTCTGCGGAGGAGCGGTGATTGCGGGCGAGGTGCGGCGTAGCGTGGTGGGTCCCGGCGCGGTGGTGGAGGTGGGGGCCGCCGTCGTGGACAGCGTGATTCAACCGGGAGCCGTCGTGAGGGCCGGAGCACGGGTGCAAAACGCCATCGTGGATACAGACGCGGTGGTGGAGGCGAGCGCGGAAGTGGGGGCCTCGGAAGGCCCGCCCGCCGTGGTGGGGGCCAGGGCGACGGTGGGGGCTCAGGCCCGGGTGGAGGGCGGCCTGCTCGTGCCTCCTCGCCAGACAGTGCGGGCAGGCGAGGAAGGGCAGACGGTGCAGGCCCCGGAAACGGACGATAAAGCAGGAAAGTAA
- a CDS encoding RNA methyltransferase gives MNLAVVLVSPKTPGNIGSAARAMLNMDARDLRIVAPRCDYLDSSAVAMAVHAADLLRGARIYPTLREALADRDLSVGTSARLRADLPAPRHPAQVRPLVRAAAAPALVFGPEETGLVNSDLEQCQVTVRVPTGDYASLNLAQAVLLVCYEFLQAQDDVPDPTRKTATREEMEAMYGHLHDTMHLIGYTDAVRARHTLRLWRAMLDRSLMSSAESRLFRGFLRQVKWKVEDGARRGAEALPVGTERETAED, from the coding sequence GTGAACCTCGCCGTCGTCCTCGTCTCTCCGAAAACGCCGGGCAACATCGGCTCGGCGGCCCGCGCGATGCTCAACATGGACGCGCGGGACCTGCGTATCGTCGCGCCGCGTTGCGATTATCTCGACAGCAGTGCGGTGGCGATGGCCGTCCACGCGGCGGACCTGCTGCGCGGAGCGCGCATCTATCCCACCCTGCGCGAGGCACTGGCGGACCGGGACCTCAGCGTGGGCACCTCGGCACGCCTCCGCGCGGACCTGCCCGCGCCCCGGCATCCGGCGCAGGTACGGCCCCTCGTGCGCGCCGCCGCTGCGCCCGCCCTCGTGTTCGGGCCGGAGGAGACGGGGCTGGTGAACAGCGATCTGGAACAGTGCCAGGTAACGGTGCGGGTCCCCACCGGCGACTACGCCAGCCTCAATCTCGCGCAGGCCGTGCTGCTGGTGTGTTACGAGTTCTTGCAAGCGCAGGACGACGTGCCCGATCCTACTCGCAAAACCGCCACCCGCGAGGAGATGGAGGCGATGTACGGCCACCTGCACGACACCATGCACCTCATCGGCTACACAGACGCTGTGCGCGCGCGCCATACGCTGCGACTGTGGCGCGCGATGCTGGACCGCTCGCTGATGAGCAGCGCGGAAAGTCGCCTGTTTCGGGGCTTTCTGCGTCAGGTGAAGTGGAAGGTGGAGGACGGGGCGAGGCGGGGGGCAGAGGCCCTTCCGGTAGGGACGGAGAGGGAGACGGCCGAGGACTGA
- a CDS encoding M14 family zinc carboxypeptidase, protein MKKSPSLALPLSALLLLSACSTSPTPAAQAPVPAVSATASPSECATFAANDIVITRIDFNTDRDFIDIAKTFEPVGGGKAQRYVLVDVSKDDFERLRVTALTRGWKVQIDETETAKQNAALRQVNAGGVTSQSISGYACYRTVEETYASAQSLVTQYPNLASWSPIGQSWLKTQGRGGYDMNVLRLTNRNTGGTKPKMVVTAAIHGREYTTAELVTRFGEYLLANYGKDADVTWMLDTQEVDLILQTNPDGRKKAEAGALWRKNVNPYGCSTASKQGTDLNRNFSFAWGGGGASTDPCNETFRGVSGGSEPEVQTVQNFLKATFADQRGPGRTDAAPAGTPGIYLDIHSYSDLVLWPWGDTSTVAPNGTALQSLGRKLAYFNGYTPEQAVGLYPTSGTTDDFAYGELGVAAYTIELGSAFFESCSSFTSDVLPKNQAALLYALRTARAPYQLGSGPDALNVSAPASVATGASFTLTGTIDSTRFNNSNGSEPSRPVSGAEYFVDTAPWAGGTAQAMTASDGAFGGTQEGVRATVGTSALGAGRHTIYVRGKNSSGTYGPVSALFVTVGGTTPTTTTYTGSLGSGASAYQPNASGFSYAGGTLKGSLTGPGTADFDLYLQKLSGSTWSNVAASEGSTSTESVSYAAASGTYRWNVLAYSGSGAYTLTETR, encoded by the coding sequence GTGAAGAAGTCGCCGTCTCTGGCCCTGCCCCTGAGCGCCCTGCTGCTGCTCAGCGCCTGCTCCACCTCACCCACTCCCGCGGCCCAGGCACCTGTGCCTGCCGTCTCGGCCACCGCAAGCCCCTCCGAGTGCGCGACCTTCGCGGCGAACGACATCGTGATCACGCGGATTGACTTCAACACGGACCGCGACTTCATCGACATCGCCAAGACCTTCGAGCCTGTGGGTGGCGGCAAGGCGCAGCGTTACGTGCTGGTGGACGTGAGCAAGGACGACTTTGAGCGGCTGAGGGTGACGGCCCTGACGCGCGGCTGGAAAGTGCAGATCGACGAGACCGAGACGGCAAAACAAAACGCCGCGCTGCGTCAGGTGAACGCGGGCGGCGTGACGTCCCAGAGCATCAGCGGCTACGCGTGCTACCGCACGGTGGAGGAGACCTACGCCTCGGCGCAAAGCCTCGTGACCCAGTACCCCAATCTGGCGAGCTGGAGCCCTATCGGTCAAAGCTGGCTCAAGACGCAGGGGCGCGGCGGCTACGACATGAACGTGCTGCGCCTGACCAACAGGAACACGGGCGGCACCAAGCCCAAGATGGTGGTCACGGCGGCCATCCACGGGCGCGAATACACCACCGCCGAGCTCGTGACGCGCTTCGGGGAATACCTGCTTGCCAACTACGGCAAGGACGCCGACGTGACCTGGATGCTCGATACCCAGGAAGTCGATCTGATCCTGCAGACCAACCCCGACGGGCGCAAAAAGGCCGAAGCGGGCGCGCTGTGGCGCAAGAACGTGAACCCTTACGGCTGCTCGACGGCCAGCAAGCAGGGCACGGACCTCAACCGCAATTTCTCGTTTGCCTGGGGCGGCGGCGGCGCGAGCACAGATCCTTGCAACGAGACCTTTCGGGGTGTCTCCGGCGGCTCCGAGCCCGAGGTGCAGACCGTCCAGAACTTCCTCAAGGCCACCTTCGCAGACCAGCGTGGGCCGGGCCGCACGGACGCTGCGCCCGCAGGCACGCCCGGGATCTATCTTGATATCCACAGCTACTCGGACCTCGTGCTGTGGCCTTGGGGGGATACCAGTACCGTCGCGCCCAACGGCACGGCCCTGCAGTCGCTGGGACGCAAGCTGGCGTACTTCAACGGCTATACGCCTGAGCAGGCCGTGGGCCTGTACCCCACCAGCGGTACCACCGACGACTTCGCCTACGGTGAACTGGGCGTGGCCGCCTACACCATCGAGCTGGGCAGCGCCTTTTTCGAGTCGTGCTCCAGCTTCACGAGCGACGTGCTGCCGAAAAACCAGGCCGCCCTGCTGTACGCGCTGCGCACGGCCCGCGCGCCCTACCAACTGGGCAGTGGCCCGGACGCGCTGAACGTCTCGGCCCCTGCCAGCGTGGCGACGGGCGCGAGCTTTACCCTGACCGGCACCATCGACAGCACCCGCTTCAACAACTCCAACGGCAGCGAGCCCTCGCGCCCGGTGTCGGGCGCCGAGTATTTCGTAGACACCGCGCCCTGGGCAGGTGGCACCGCGCAGGCCATGACTGCCAGCGACGGGGCGTTCGGGGGCACCCAGGAGGGCGTGCGCGCCACCGTGGGTACCTCGGCCCTCGGTGCGGGCCGCCACACCATCTACGTGCGCGGCAAGAACAGTAGCGGCACGTATGGCCCAGTCTCGGCCCTGTTCGTGACGGTGGGCGGCACCACGCCGACCACGACGACGTACACGGGCAGCCTGGGCTCCGGAGCGAGCGCGTACCAGCCGAACGCGTCCGGCTTCTCCTACGCGGGCGGTACGCTGAAGGGCAGCCTGACGGGACCGGGCACCGCCGACTTCGACCTGTACCTCCAGAAGCTGAGTGGCAGCACCTGGAGCAATGTGGCCGCCAGTGAGGGCAGTACGAGCACGGAGAGCGTCTCCTACGCGGCGGCGAGCGGGACGTACCGCTGGAACGTGCTGGCCTACTCGGGGAGCGGGGCGTATACGCTGACGGAAACGCGTTAA
- a CDS encoding TCR/Tet family MFS transporter: MTAPSPHRRPAALTFILLTVLLDVMGVGLIIPVFPLLITKLAPSAAQGAQLVGVFTAIYALMQFVFAPILGALSDRYGRRPVLLASLTGMGLDYLLQFFAPNLWWLFVGRLIAGMTGASITVANAYLADVTPPEGRAKSFGMLGATFGVGFILGPVLGGVLGNIDLRLPFLAASGLALLNALYGLFVLPESLPLEKRGAAVGSSVLNPLLPLRDLGRYPLVRNLAAAFLLIGLAQQVIFNTWVLFTQKVLGWSPAQNGVALAVVGVLSAVVQGGLVGVAMKALGERGAILTGLILGTVQYVLLGAARSGTVLYASIVFGSLAGIAGPAIQGLISRTVDSTEQGRIQGALTSINSLVGIFGPLAATAVFAYFTRADAPVHEPGAAFYMGALFSLAGTVVAGVVLRRAGKQT; this comes from the coding sequence ATGACCGCGCCCTCCCCCCACAGGCGGCCCGCCGCCCTGACCTTCATCCTGCTGACCGTGCTGCTGGACGTGATGGGGGTGGGGCTAATCATTCCAGTGTTTCCGCTGCTCATCACGAAGCTGGCCCCGTCAGCGGCGCAGGGGGCACAGCTCGTCGGCGTCTTTACCGCCATCTATGCGCTGATGCAGTTCGTGTTCGCGCCGATTCTGGGGGCGCTGTCGGACCGCTATGGTCGCCGTCCGGTGCTGCTTGCCAGCCTCACGGGAATGGGGCTGGACTACCTCTTGCAGTTTTTCGCGCCGAACCTGTGGTGGCTGTTTGTGGGCCGCCTCATCGCGGGAATGACGGGCGCGAGCATCACGGTGGCGAACGCCTACCTCGCGGACGTGACGCCGCCCGAGGGCCGGGCCAAAAGCTTCGGGATGCTGGGGGCCACGTTCGGGGTGGGCTTTATCCTCGGGCCTGTGCTGGGCGGCGTGCTGGGAAACATCGACTTGCGGCTGCCTTTTCTGGCGGCTTCCGGGCTGGCCCTGCTCAACGCCCTGTACGGCCTGTTCGTGCTGCCCGAATCGCTGCCACTGGAGAAACGGGGCGCGGCGGTGGGCAGCAGCGTCCTCAATCCGCTGCTGCCGCTGCGAGACCTGGGGCGCTACCCACTGGTGCGGAACCTGGCGGCAGCATTTCTCCTGATTGGGCTGGCGCAACAGGTCATCTTCAATACCTGGGTGCTGTTCACGCAGAAGGTGCTGGGCTGGTCCCCGGCGCAAAACGGGGTGGCACTGGCGGTGGTAGGCGTGCTCTCCGCCGTCGTGCAGGGCGGGCTGGTGGGCGTCGCCATGAAAGCGCTGGGGGAACGCGGAGCCATCCTGACCGGACTGATTCTGGGTACCGTGCAGTACGTGCTGCTGGGCGCGGCCCGCTCAGGCACGGTGCTGTACGCCTCCATCGTGTTCGGCTCCCTGGCAGGGATTGCCGGACCCGCCATCCAGGGGCTGATCAGCCGCACCGTGGACTCCACCGAGCAGGGACGCATTCAGGGAGCCCTGACCAGCATCAACAGCCTGGTGGGGATCTTCGGACCGCTGGCCGCCACCGCCGTCTTCGCCTATTTCACCCGCGCGGATGCACCTGTTCACGAGCCCGGAGCGGCCTTTTACATGGGAGCGCTGTTCAGCCTCGCCGGCACCGTCGTGGCGGGCGTGGTGCTCCGCAGGGCGGGGAAGCAGACCTGA
- the apaG gene encoding Co2+/Mg2+ efflux protein ApaG, which produces MNRFAPLPTPDVRVEVDASHLSGHSVPGRQVFAYVIRIENRSDQTWQLLARHWHIVDAGGRETVVDGEGVVGEQPVIPPGGSFMYDSFVTVEDTPGRMVGHYVMQDAWGARTEVPIPPFMLEVPGERTLN; this is translated from the coding sequence ATGAACCGTTTCGCCCCTCTTCCAACTCCCGACGTTCGCGTGGAGGTGGACGCGTCCCACCTGTCCGGCCACTCGGTCCCCGGACGGCAGGTGTTCGCTTACGTCATCCGCATCGAGAACCGCAGCGATCAGACCTGGCAACTGCTTGCGCGGCACTGGCACATCGTAGACGCTGGGGGCCGCGAGACGGTGGTGGACGGCGAGGGCGTGGTGGGCGAGCAGCCCGTCATCCCGCCGGGCGGAAGTTTCATGTATGACTCCTTCGTTACGGTGGAAGACACGCCGGGGCGGATGGTCGGACACTACGTGATGCAAGACGCCTGGGGCGCCCGGACCGAGGTGCCCATTCCGCCATTCATGCTGGAAGTCCCGGGCGAACGAACACTGAATTGA
- the dusA gene encoding tRNA dihydrouridine(20/20a) synthase DusA translates to MTASARLPHTLPPHRLSVAPMMDWTDRHCRAFHRTLSRRTLLYTEMVTTGALLHGDRERHLGFSAVEHPVALQLGGSDPAALAECARIAQDWGYDEVNLNCGCPSDRVQSGAFGACLMGTPDVVARAVEAMRGATHLPVTVKHRIGIDDLDSYEHLSHFVRTVEAAGCETLIVHARKAWLSGLSPKENREIPPLRYEVVRQLKADFPHLTLVLNGGVLSLEDAQEHLTWADGVMIGRAAYSGPYILATADRDVFGEDVTPPTRREAIEAYLPYVAARLEEGQPLNRMMKHTLGLFAGQPGARHWKRTVSEQGHRPGAGLEVVREALAGVPESVLDAGPGGGEKRPAPDGPSQGSQL, encoded by the coding sequence ATGACGGCCTCTGCCCGCCTCCCCCACACCCTGCCACCCCATCGGCTCAGCGTCGCGCCCATGATGGACTGGACGGACCGGCACTGCCGCGCCTTTCACCGCACGTTGAGCCGCCGGACCCTGCTGTATACCGAAATGGTCACGACAGGCGCGCTGCTTCATGGGGACCGCGAGCGGCACTTGGGCTTTTCGGCGGTGGAGCACCCGGTCGCCCTGCAACTCGGCGGGAGTGACCCGGCGGCACTCGCCGAGTGCGCCCGAATTGCGCAGGACTGGGGCTACGACGAAGTGAACCTGAACTGCGGCTGTCCCAGTGACCGGGTGCAGAGTGGTGCGTTCGGGGCCTGTCTCATGGGCACGCCGGATGTGGTGGCCCGCGCGGTGGAGGCGATGCGAGGGGCAACGCATCTCCCCGTCACCGTGAAGCACCGCATCGGCATCGACGATCTGGACAGCTACGAACACCTCTCCCACTTTGTACGGACGGTGGAAGCGGCAGGCTGCGAAACGTTGATCGTGCATGCCCGTAAGGCGTGGCTCTCGGGCCTCTCCCCGAAAGAAAATCGCGAGATTCCACCTCTCCGCTACGAGGTGGTGCGGCAACTGAAGGCGGACTTCCCGCACCTGACCCTCGTTCTGAATGGCGGCGTGCTGTCACTCGAAGACGCGCAGGAACACCTGACCTGGGCCGACGGCGTGATGATCGGGCGAGCAGCCTACAGCGGTCCTTACATCCTGGCGACGGCAGACCGCGACGTGTTCGGTGAGGACGTGACGCCGCCCACCCGCCGTGAAGCCATCGAGGCATATCTGCCCTACGTGGCGGCGAGGCTGGAGGAGGGCCAGCCCCTGAACCGCATGATGAAACACACGCTGGGCCTCTTTGCCGGGCAGCCCGGCGCGCGCCACTGGAAGCGGACGGTCAGCGAGCAGGGCCACCGACCCGGCGCCGGGCTGGAAGTGGTGCGGGAAGCGTTGGCGGGGGTACCGGAAAGTGTCCTGGACGCGGGGCCGGGGGGGGGAGAGAAGCGGCCGGCACCGGATGGACCTTCGCAGGGGTCGCAACTCTAG
- a CDS encoding aspartate/glutamate racemase family protein — protein MKTLGVLGGMSWTSTAEYYRLLNEEVAARRGGLHSAPLLLHSVDFAEVARMQREDRWDDAATLLANAARGLEQTGAGAVIVATNTMHKVADQIQAAVGIPLLHIADATGAAIQAAGLKRVGLLATAFTMEQPFYRERLERYGLEVLVPEAEDRSEVHRVIFGELCQNAVLNGSRDTYRRIMADLVERGAEGIILGCTEIMLLVGREDTTVPVFDTTRLHVEAAARWLLE, from the coding sequence ATGAAGACCTTGGGCGTGCTGGGCGGCATGAGCTGGACGAGTACGGCGGAGTATTACCGCCTGCTGAACGAGGAAGTCGCCGCTCGGCGCGGTGGGCTGCACTCCGCGCCCCTGCTGCTGCACAGCGTCGACTTTGCCGAGGTGGCCCGGATGCAGCGCGAGGACCGGTGGGACGACGCGGCCACGCTGCTGGCGAATGCGGCCCGCGGGCTGGAACAGACCGGGGCCGGAGCCGTGATCGTCGCCACAAACACCATGCACAAGGTGGCAGACCAGATTCAGGCCGCTGTAGGGATTCCGCTGCTGCACATCGCCGACGCCACGGGGGCGGCCATACAGGCGGCGGGCCTGAAGCGTGTCGGCCTGCTCGCCACTGCCTTCACCATGGAGCAGCCCTTCTACCGGGAGCGGCTGGAGCGCTACGGCCTGGAAGTGCTGGTGCCGGAGGCCGAGGACCGCTCCGAGGTCCACCGCGTCATCTTCGGAGAGCTGTGTCAGAACGCCGTGCTGAACGGCTCGCGGGACACCTACCGCCGAATTATGGCCGATCTGGTGGAGCGGGGGGCCGAGGGCATCATCCTGGGCTGCACAGAGATCATGCTGCTCGTCGGAAGGGAGGACACCACCGTGCCCGTGTTCGATACGACGCGGCTGCACGTGGAGGCGGCGGCGCGGTGGCTGTTGGAGTAG
- a CDS encoding sensor histidine kinase — translation MMDPPAALPSPPPPEPSGVPLSDRVRLVRNVLPPLIVLVVAVVEFAIGQLGTATGEQWAHLLFYGLVGPAVTFFSVEWIAEGTRARERTEHELRLTYAQLSASHARLSAVQELMRDLTEAPDMGAVVEVAARGAVRATGAVQATLTVPGGLSASASGEVTQAAEADAGRFPLRVPIPGGGALALHFDTPPTPETAALAQALAAEVATGVEAARQRTLDLMTLYSVDQSIRAERNMRRLLGRITRNMAERVRASARAAYLSDQDGTLRLEYAGDLGGEISGSGTLAPAFAARVAQAGTPLVATREEAAEAFPAEAGPEAASALGFPMRDEEGLVGVLVLGDTRPDTFEDARLPLLALLAGQATLAVRNARAYLYSEELAISDERARIAREIHDGVAQSLAFCALKLDIVARQLHAEPEKAEAEVKAATALLREQIREVRRSIFALRPIDLERYGLLETVRRYVEDFGEQNNLRTVLNVTGDIHLAPGDEAVVFRILQESLNNVAKHARAREVTVTLHGGTHVTLRVQDDGQGFDLAQTTGRVSSAGGLGLMQMRERVESRGGQYRVLSAPGHGTVVEAEMPQA, via the coding sequence ATGATGGACCCGCCCGCCGCCCTGCCCTCACCACCACCGCCCGAACCGAGCGGGGTTCCGCTGTCGGACCGGGTGCGGCTGGTGCGTAACGTCTTGCCGCCCCTGATCGTGCTCGTGGTGGCGGTGGTGGAATTTGCCATCGGGCAGCTGGGAACGGCCACCGGAGAGCAGTGGGCGCACCTGCTGTTTTACGGCCTCGTCGGCCCCGCCGTGACCTTTTTCAGCGTGGAGTGGATCGCGGAAGGCACCCGCGCCCGCGAGCGCACCGAGCACGAACTGCGCCTGACCTACGCCCAGCTCAGCGCCTCACACGCACGCCTCAGCGCCGTGCAGGAACTCATGCGCGACCTGACCGAGGCTCCCGATATGGGCGCGGTGGTGGAGGTGGCGGCGCGGGGCGCGGTGCGGGCGACGGGCGCGGTGCAGGCCACCCTGACCGTCCCCGGCGGCCTGAGCGCGTCCGCTTCGGGCGAGGTAACGCAGGCCGCCGAGGCGGACGCCGGGCGCTTTCCCCTGCGCGTGCCCATTCCGGGCGGCGGCGCGCTCGCCCTGCACTTCGACACGCCGCCCACCCCCGAAACCGCCGCCCTCGCCCAGGCCCTCGCCGCCGAGGTCGCGACCGGCGTGGAGGCGGCGCGGCAGCGGACCCTGGACCTGATGACGCTGTACTCGGTGGACCAGTCCATCCGCGCCGAGCGCAACATGCGCCGGTTGCTGGGCCGCATCACCCGCAACATGGCCGAGCGCGTGCGGGCGAGCGCGCGGGCCGCGTACCTGAGTGATCAGGACGGCACCCTGCGGCTGGAATACGCCGGAGACCTGGGGGGTGAAATCAGCGGCAGCGGCACCCTGGCCCCGGCCTTCGCCGCGCGGGTGGCGCAGGCGGGAACACCCCTGGTGGCGACCCGGGAGGAGGCTGCCGAAGCCTTTCCCGCAGAGGCGGGCCCGGAAGCCGCGAGCGCGCTGGGCTTTCCCATGCGTGACGAGGAGGGGCTGGTGGGGGTGCTCGTGCTGGGCGACACCCGCCCCGACACTTTCGAGGACGCGCGGCTTCCGCTGCTGGCCCTGCTTGCCGGGCAGGCCACACTGGCGGTCCGCAACGCCCGCGCTTACCTGTACTCGGAAGAACTCGCCATCAGCGACGAACGCGCCCGCATCGCCCGCGAGATTCACGACGGTGTGGCCCAGTCGCTGGCCTTCTGCGCCCTGAAGCTCGACATCGTGGCCCGGCAACTGCACGCCGAGCCAGAGAAGGCCGAGGCCGAGGTCAAGGCCGCCACCGCCCTGCTGCGCGAGCAGATCCGCGAGGTGCGGCGCTCGATCTTCGCGCTGCGCCCCATCGACCTCGAACGCTACGGCCTGCTGGAAACCGTGAGGCGCTACGTGGAGGACTTCGGCGAGCAGAACAACCTCCGCACCGTGCTGAACGTGACGGGCGACATTCACCTCGCTCCCGGAGACGAGGCGGTGGTGTTCCGCATCCTGCAAGAAAGCCTGAACAACGTCGCCAAGCACGCCCGTGCCCGTGAGGTAACGGTGACCCTCCACGGCGGCACCCACGTCACCCTGCGCGTACAGGACGACGGCCAGGGCTTCGACCTTGCCCAGACCACCGGACGCGTGAGCAGCGCGGGCGGCCTCGGCCTGATGCAGATGCGCGAGCGCGTGGAAAGCCGGGGCGGCCAGTACCGCGTGCTGAGCGCACCTGGCCACGGCACGGTGGTGGAGGCGGAGATGCCGCAGGCGTAA
- a CDS encoding M42 family metallopeptidase, with amino-acid sequence MTQPDPAKTASLNEDFLFALLREAGPSGLERRPADVWKREAASFARVSEDHYGNVYAELGPEDAPAIALMGHLDEIGLIVSHVGDEGFLAVLPVGGWDPQVLVGQRIRVLAPGGDLIGVIGKKAIHVMEAEERTKASKIEDLWIDLGLSKEEVQAQVPVGTYAVIEQGPIRVGDKIVSRALDNRVGAFIVLEALRALQGAELKHRVVAVGTSQEEIGVFGAQVSGHTLNPVSGVAVDVTHETKQPGVSEKKYGVVPFGSGANLSVGPMQSPVILRQITAAAQAGGIPYTLSASGRYTGTDADGLTLTRGGVPTAVVSIPNRYMHSPSEMVDARDVQACIDIIAAWIRGLEGELDFTR; translated from the coding sequence ATGACCCAACCTGACCCCGCCAAAACGGCCTCTCTCAACGAGGACTTCCTGTTCGCCCTTCTGCGCGAGGCAGGCCCCAGCGGCCTTGAACGTCGCCCCGCTGACGTATGGAAGCGCGAAGCCGCTTCCTTTGCCCGCGTCTCTGAGGACCACTACGGCAACGTGTACGCCGAACTCGGCCCTGAAGATGCCCCTGCCATTGCCCTGATGGGTCACCTCGACGAGATCGGCCTGATCGTTTCTCACGTCGGGGACGAGGGCTTTCTCGCCGTGCTCCCCGTGGGCGGCTGGGACCCGCAGGTGCTCGTGGGTCAGCGCATCCGCGTCCTTGCCCCTGGTGGTGATCTCATTGGCGTGATTGGCAAAAAGGCCATTCACGTGATGGAAGCCGAGGAGCGCACCAAGGCCAGCAAGATCGAGGACCTGTGGATTGACCTGGGCCTGAGCAAGGAAGAAGTGCAGGCCCAGGTGCCGGTGGGGACATATGCGGTGATCGAGCAGGGCCCCATTCGCGTCGGCGACAAGATCGTCAGCCGCGCGCTGGACAACCGGGTGGGGGCGTTTATCGTGCTTGAGGCGTTGCGGGCCCTGCAAGGTGCCGAGCTCAAGCACCGCGTCGTCGCCGTGGGCACCAGCCAGGAGGAAATTGGCGTGTTCGGGGCACAGGTCAGCGGCCACACGCTCAATCCGGTGTCGGGCGTCGCCGTAGACGTGACCCACGAGACAAAACAGCCCGGCGTGAGCGAGAAGAAGTACGGCGTTGTGCCCTTCGGCTCAGGTGCGAACCTGAGCGTGGGTCCGATGCAAAGCCCGGTGATTTTGCGTCAAATAACGGCAGCGGCGCAGGCGGGAGGAATTCCCTACACCCTCAGCGCCAGCGGACGCTACACAGGCACCGATGCCGACGGCCTGACGCTAACGCGCGGCGGCGTGCCTACGGCCGTGGTCAGCATTCCCAACCGCTACATGCACTCGCCCAGCGAGATGGTGGACGCCCGTGACGTGCAGGCGTGTATCGACATCATCGCAGCGTGGATTCGGGGGCTGGAGGGAGAGCTGGATTTTACGCGGTAA